aaattgacatcttTACGATCCATCAATCTTCAAAGTGTGAATGGAGGACTAACAGTGGTATTGGATTCGAAATCTTGTGGATTAAGGAGGTATCTCAAGGAGGAGGCGTGACCAAGATTCTGCGCACATAACAATACCCAAAAATGGCCTTAATTGAAGATCCTCGACTCAGCTCGCCAAATGGCTGGGATCTCAACGTTTTTCCGGGTAATCTCCACCCGAAGTAAATTTTCTCgccaatttttggacaaaatccAGAATATGATTTCTTTTTACTCGACCCCTAATATTCATTTCAAAGAGGACTTCAATATTCTTCCAATTTTCAGGAggctcaaaaatgtttttagaaaTCACTCGcagaaatcacttgaaaatcaatgaCCCATGAGGATGAATATGTCAGCAGTGATGGTCACAacggaaaaaataaatattaaaccAACTCGGCGATCTTACACTTCAATCATTTACTCATAAAACTGCATTGGATTTAAAATGTAGTAGGTAAAGGTCGTAtagtgaaataggtacctactacaagCATTAAGTATGTACGAGGGAAAAAGCAACATCGATTTATAATCGCATCAGCAAACCAAAACCACgccgtaattttttcaactctgaaatttcagataaaaattcatttttcatcgcGTAATCTTTTTATTGAATATAAAATCCATTCAATCATCCGGTAAGGTTTTTTTCGTTCGAGTTCACTATGCAGAGACGAACGAACGCGAGATAGATACAAAGAATGACTGACGCTTGAAATCCTTTCTTAATACGACAAACTTACCTTCGTAATCATGTACTCAATTAATGACTTGTAACTTTAACGAAAATCAAGGGGGAAATTCGACTTTTCTAACGCGAAGGATTACGAtaaatccatattttttttcagcacgaaatttcatcaaattaaactTCGATTTCCCACTTTTTCTCAAGTCTTATAAAGTGTACTTTATCCGCGAGAAGCACCGTACTATTATTTCTTCATTTAATCCTTCGGGTTCTCTTActtcttttctttatttttccttttctttttttctctggTTTAGTTTTTACCATTTTACTTTCCAAACTGATAAATCCACGATACAaactttaaataaaatcatccgaaatgaaaactttattaaatatttttttatctgtTGCAATTCTTGGCGTTTGCTTCGCTGAAGATAAAACTTGAGAATTCAAAAACTCGAGGATTAGTTGAGAATAATTAATGCTTGGTcgaatttacattattttatccTCTTAAAATCGATAAACACATTTTAATCCTTTATTTTGAAAcatcttaaaatttgaagcaGGAGAATAGGACTGTTATTGCGtgggaaaattccaaaatatgttATTTTCTCGAGACTGATCTTCATACCTTCATACCCTATCCACAAATACACAGTCACGATGCATACGAATTACGAGACGTTCGTATGATTAGTACAGTTGTGTATACAAACGGTACACCATTCAAAGAATAccagacatgaaaaaaaaacgaaaaaacgaaaaagccATCACATCCACATATTAAAAAGTTAAGCAGGAAATACGGTTAAAAAATGACTATCAAATTTGAAAGAACCATCTACCCTTAATCGCCCCCGAAACACTTTAAGATGGCACACAACACAAATAGtcgaagaaaataattttcataccaTTGTAAAGGTGAACGTAGAATCTAAAGAAATATGACGTAATATTTCAACGCTagataatatatttttctcaactaAAACGGTGAGAAATTCTTTGAGAATAAACGAAGAAAACAGAAAtggaaaacgaaaatgaaattcgaaattaaaagtCAAGCCTTTCAAATGTCAAGAGTTGGAATAACAATTGCCATctggtttttttctcaatgcCACGCAAATTTCCTTGCTTTCTTTGCGGTTACCGCGTTTTTTTCCTTGCTCTACGAGACGTTTACCGTCGCCTCGTCTCTTTTATTCGTCGCTCTTATTCTCTGAAAAGTTTCTCAATCTTTGGTTTATACCAAAAAGTACATTAAGAACAGAATAACTCGATATTAATATTAAAGACTTGCCGTAAATTCGTACATAATTTCGATAAAAAGCGAAATGTGCTTCTCTAATATGGAAAATTAGTTTTGCATTTCAAACGCGCATATTTTATCAACTATCCCGAAAGATTTTCATCTcggtgatattttttgtaatcatttcTTATACTTAACAAAGCTCGCGAAGAAATTAAGTAGCATCATTTCTTCAGTAATTTTATTTAGATTCTTTTCGAGTACCTCGTTATGTTAGGTATAGTGTCTTATTTCGAGatcttttttacttttgtttgtTGTTTCAAAATATGGATGGTTAATTTCACTTTTCGGTTCGTTAACCCTTTTTTTATATTgcctatttccaaaaattttcggagtaaaactgaaaataaaaaaaaacactaccagtGTTTGATCAATATTTGTAGGCGGTTTCTTTGTGGGAACTTTAACATGCAATCTATCATAATAGTATTTCGTAGCTTCGCTTCGACATGTTCACACTCGTGACATCGGGTAACGTTATATTTCAGGTATGTGTTCATCAACATTTTATCAACGTAATGTAACGCGGTAATATTCCTAGTTAtgctaatttaaaattttatatgtgtaagtaggtaggtatctaattttttatcaaattaaataaCACGTGTAATATTCAACtcgctaaaaaaatttaattcaaaaaatccattaaaattctaaaatacctGGCCCAGTGAACTACTTTTATTGGCCCTTCTAGGctgataaaaaattaagtaattgaTACTCAATAATGGTATTCGAATCTTGAGGTATGCACTCTTTATGATAAAATTACTGTTGACTCAATAACTCGCTAAAATTACAATTCTCGATTCGAGATAAGCGTTGGTTTGATATTATTATTTGCGAACATAATTCAACTCCTGGCTTTAGAATGTTTACCACTGACATTAAAATACGTTCATAAAGAACGTAATAGCGTATTACTGCTTATTTATGTGAAAAACGTGCTTTTAAAGTTTATACACTTGtacgaatacatcaaaaaagCTTATCAAGATTACTTTATAGCAGATTTTTCTTCTGTTAgtcctcaaaaaaatgtatatttttttaggtagatattatttatctgtatttttttctctcaaaatacagATAAATAGGTACTCTACCTACTAGAGTGGatcgtatttcaattttttttcaaaatttgacgagCATAGTAGCTAACCACACTTGCCCCTCTTAAAAGCCTTGTGGCACGTTGAGGAAGTAGGGGTGTGCCACAATGTTGTGCTCCCaatatacctaaataaaatacaatttctattcgcaaaaaaaaatgtcggaaacATTTCCGATTTTTCTCCCACCCCCCACGATAGCCCgaagttcgaaaaaaataaaatgtttcatATCTAAGGCAATCTCATAATGTCCATCATCACTTTttaaactttgagctttcgctggAAAAGTtgaacatgaatttgaaaaatttttctacgttCTGTTGGGGTCTTTTGGCTATAAACTTTTGCTGGGCTctgtcaaacaaaaaaaaacttgaaaaatggcCCATTATAATCTTTCACACATTCACAAATGGATGCAAATTCTATTAGATTTCTGTTTTATGATCgataaaaattcacgttttcaaaaaaaatgcatataaGGTCATTCAAATATTTGGGGAAGTTTATGAACAACCAAATAATGTAttgtatttatgaaaattttcaacaacaaaaatcaaTGACGATTACTTTTCTCCTTCCTTAAAAAGTTTTACTCCGTTTgagataaattaaaaaaataaaaaacaacccAGTGACCTTATCAAGAACATCCTGCTCCAGAGCAGAGAAAATTCGTCATTTAaaagtatacagggtgtccgaggagtggtggtacaaacttcagatttggatacttACAACCGGATACGACTAACTAAAAAAAAGATTATGTGAAGTTGGGGCTTATATTCAAAACTGAAGGTgcaaaatactttttaaaaatccaagagccaaatccaattttgaccatggaggttggtagtactttgaaaaatgaacaaaattacattttatgactttttgtcTAACTTGTAAATTGAAGGGGGTAcagatgatttttaatttcaaaaaatcgcgatgaaacaaaataaatgcGTAAATGAATACTATGTTggaattcaaccatttttgaattccaaaaaaacttttcaaatcttAGAGTAAGGAAAAGAAGGATCATAACagaatttgttcattttttgacgtagtattcatttccgcattttttttgtatcgcgattttttgaaattaaaaatcatctgttgtcccttcaatttgcaagttagacaaaaagtcataatatgtgattttgttcatttttcaaagtactaccaaTCTCCATggccaaaattggattttggctcttggatttttaaaatgtattttgccccttcaattttcaagataggcaacttatttatcttacgttttttttactCATAAGTCGTAGCCGGTGATATCCGAGTCTGAAGTTTATACCACCACTCCCCGGATACCCTGTATAATGTCACAATTTTggcttcgagaaaaaaaatcctagaaAATTGACACTTGGAAAATAAACCTcttcgaaaaaaagaacaaaaaacagacaaaacaaagcaaaaaattaaatttccgaGTTCGTACTTCTTTCTAATAATAGGGAAAATTCGAATCAGATCGTATTAAAATTCATTGTGTAGATGTACAGAAGTTCAACAATCTATATTGTAATTCATTGAGAAACTAAGAAGTTACACCTACACCTTATTTACACAGTAAAAACATATCATCACAACTGGTAtggtatacgagtagatactgTGTCTTTACGTTTCCAATGAAACTTATGCAACAAAAGGAACATCCCGGCGGAATTATGTAATTTCGTTACATGAAACCGAATAATATCAGCTCGTCTATAAATTCGAAATCGAAAACATAGATTATTATATCATTCACCTTGCAAAATATTATatattttctgttgaaatttctcaCATGTACCTAGtaagtaaaacttttttgtcGAACTTTCAGATACATCGTATGGAAATAGCGACAGCGTCATGGCcgaaatttggacaaaaaagaaaaaaatattgtcgcGCAAAGAACGCTTTAAAATACCCGGCGACGATATCAATAAGAAAAAGGATAAAGAAGATAACGCCGAACAATTGTTGACGCAGACCGAAGACGAAATACTTCAACTTCAAGccgaggaaaaaatcaaatatgaaAAAGCATTGCAAGAATATACATCACGTTGCGAAAAGATTAAAAATAgttgcgaaaaatttcaaaatctgagattCGAAATGGCTGAAATGCAAAACCAAGACCGAAACAGAAACACGCATCAAAAATACCCCGAAATCACGAACCTGAACAGAATTGTGCCCTGGGTAAACGAACGCATATCAAAATGGTGcagcgaaaaaattcaaacgaatcACGTAAAAAACCAAATAAACGACTACATTGAAATATTAAATATGCTAACCGATTACATAGAAAATCCATTAAATCTTCAACATTTGGAATACTGGAGTGAATGTAAACGAAACCTACGAGATGAACTGTATCGTAAACTCGACTATGTCAGTTATActgtaataaaaaatatagaaaaaaaaatggcgtaCTTGGATTTAGATGTGATGTTTTATAAAGAATGTAACGATTACTTCACTAACTTGATATGGACTGTGTTGGATAAACCTAAACAAGGTAAAGATGATAAATTCCCACTGTCGAGTAATTTTGGAGACCTCGGAGTGAttgtaaatttaccaaaatttttctatcgaaAGCCAATCGTTGTCAGATGCTTATGGACCACGCAAGATTACTTTTCAGAAGACTGTCCTTCGCATAAAGAGAAAAATCTGCCGGAAGAGCACATCGGTGATTTTCACCAATACCATAAACGTATCTGGGAACAAGAGGAGATGCTTCGAATCAAACAACAAGAAGATATGAATACTCAgctggaaaaagaaaaagcgtTAAatcttttcaataaaattaaacacTTGATACCTTCCACATCTAAAGAAAATCTTTTCAGCGAAACGAAACCACCAACCGAGGAAACGGAAAAATCGAAAGATATTTCGCTCAAGAAATtagttcatttgaaaaaatcaccatcCCAAAAACAAATCGACATCGATCGTCACGAAATCGAACGTTTCAAACAATACTTCGTCGTCGATTTGGAGAAATTCGAATGCAATATGCGAAAATACAATATCGTAGGTGGAGTCTACCATTTGGAATTGATAAAACAACCTCCTCAACCGAAATTACTCAAAGACGGGGCCGTTTTGAGAATGATTATTGGTGCAGATGAATTACAACGATGGGAATACCTGGAAACATACGAACCTCCTGTGGTCAAAACAGGTACAACGAAGCAGTCTACTGACGATGACGATGAGGATGCTGAGAACACACCTGAAGGTTAGTTGAGCGTTATGAAATTTGAGGAGGGGAGATAGGTAAttcatattttattgaaattccaaacaatttttcattattttctcaatttgacaaaaaatattcgacattttttcatttcattttaaatattttagtaatttttacctagtacctacctacctacttcttgtTTCAGGAAAACTACTTTCGAAATTGGTTTTGATAACGATGAAATTACCAGACCACGTGTTATGGTTCGACTCACCCGTGGTAGTTCATTGGGATACGGAGAAACACTACTGGTCAACAGAATACATTTACGAGATGAAATTCAACGAAGAGAAGCAAACGTTATCATTTCGTGCTGGTAAAATGACAGCATTTGGATTGGCAGTATTCAAGTATAATAATTTCCCTTATCAAAGTTGGGAACTAAAACCAGATTTTCGCGGCGAATCACCTCAAGTCATCTTCGGCTTGACGACTTCGGCTCTCGTATTGGAGTTTATAATTCGCCGAAATGAAGTATGTCTGACATTGCTGGAAAATGCCAATACGATGGCTTTACAACAACACGTCGGTATATTTTACCCTGCTCGAATTCTCGCTCGCATATTAAAACAAGGCGGCGTTAACATATTTCCATCTCAGGACGCGTGTTTATACGTCGACAGCATGCCAAAGAAACACCACATCATCGAGGATCATTTACACCACTGTATGGCGTACCTTTGCCAATGCTTCGAATTCTCTTGGTCCAGATGGAATCTATCAGCCgggtataaaaaattcatccttCAAATACGCCAaacgaaaagtaaaaataatcaacTATTGATGGTGACCGATGAGAAAACTATCGTTACCGAATGTACCGACGTCAGTCAGTCGTTCACCGATACTGCAATTTCGGGAATGAAATTTTACCCGGATTTGTTGACATTAGCCCAAGACTACGGTGATGAAGATTCAAAACAAATAATGTCTAAAGTGGACCCGATATTTATAGAAACCGTTTATTACTTCCTATCTGAAACTCGTGTTATGAGCTTTTCTTGATATCGTCGAAAACAGTCGCGACCTACACACTCTATCTCTCTCGTTGCCATCCGTCAATTTAATAACTTGCTTTTTATTTgctttattttgtaatttacgATATAAAACGTTTCCTACGATGCTTTTGATGAATCGAGCAGAGTAAATTTTTACGTTATCGTAGTCTTCGTTTTAAAAGGGGTTAATGAAAAAGATTTTCTTAGCTTGATAACTAATTTATATAATCTCCTTCTGCCTCCCGTAGGGgccgtaggtaggtacagtcgCATGCTCAATCTatatcgaaatgaaaatacGCTCCTGGTACATTTCACGTAGGTACTTTCCACCGAATAAATATTTTACCTACCTCTACGTgcgattttgaaatgaaaactcataaaataagaaaatatagTAAGAATTGTAATGTGTATGCATATGAAATGGAAAGCAAACATAATTCAAAAGATTGAATGTAATTTCGGTAAAAATTCTCGCATTCGCTTCGTCACCACCAATGTCTATCCTTAGATGAGTGAGTGAAAAGACGTGGAAGCAGTTAGGGTAAAAATAACATGCATTAACACTTTCCGTTGCAAGCTACGAGTAAGTACAAGAAATGTAAATAATTGTTAACAAGCAAAGGTGCTTAAAAGCGTTTACCAcgttgaatttccatttttcatcgtatttaCAATGTATCGTTCATATGCTTGTTCGAGATTTCCGCACTATATACGAACTTCTTATATATTATGCAAGTCGATGGGAAGGTACGAGAGGGTGACCATAAAAACTTATTTCCCGCTAAGTCTGCgtttatttttcacgttttgtaTTCTTTTCAGAATGTCCTTTATAGTTGATTCAGCGAGTTGAGAAGGGGAAGTGGTGATGAAATTCTTGCAGAAATCTACAAAAATATCTTGAATACGgattttgatgcaattttctcaagacaaaaaaattattcgaaaagaTTTGGAATCCCTGCCTAAATCTCCATAAATGAACAGAATAAGACATTTACCTATATGAACAGTTGCCTATCTTTTAAATTTAAGGGGTaaccgagctttgaaaaaaaaattgaggagaaCGTATTTTTGACTTTAGGAATGAAGAGAACTTTAGAAAATGAACAAACTTTgttgttatgaatttttgcttgactttgaaattgaagttcaTTTTCTAAAGTACATACTACCCATTCCCAGattgtcaaaaatacgtttttctccatttttttttcaaagctcggttGCCCCTTAAATTTAAAAGACAGGCAACTCGTccaaataacattttttcaagtcgtacccggttaggtactcgtatatccaaatctgacgTTTTGACACCCACTCACCAGATTCCCTGTATAGGCTTCAGATTGGGTCGAAAATTGTGGCAATTGATTTTGGAAGTCGACTGAAAGAAATGAacatattttcagattttcatctgtataaatttcctttttttttttttttgtacaaaatttccaccattttctaggattcacaaaaaaacaaaaaaccatcttcggcagctcaaaatttgggttTGAAGTCTGGGTGCCATGCTCTTTCATTgggtcaaatttcagctcaattagAGTATGACGAGTTGTGAAGGTTCTtctgtgaaaataaaaacgctatttttttccaaaagaccGAAATCCGTTTTTATTGCTTTAGTGGAATCTGATTTTAGGACTTGAATTGCCACATTCCGAATcaaccaaaaataccaaaataaaatttcgaacttttttctGCAGCCAAATATATAGGTACGAATGGTACATATATCTCCTCTAAGCGCCGAATGGGGTGAAAATAGGAACCACCAACCACTTTAGTCACACGTTGTTGAActattacgaaaaaaaagaacgaatatGTAAATTAAAACTTTAGTTGACCTTTGTTAAAATTCATTCGAACGTTAATAAAACAACAAACTGAGCAT
The sequence above is a segment of the Planococcus citri chromosome 3, ihPlaCitr1.1, whole genome shotgun sequence genome. Coding sequences within it:
- the LOC135841135 gene encoding dynein axonemal intermediate chain 7-like — its product is MAEIWTKKKKILSRKERFKIPGDDINKKKDKEDNAEQLLTQTEDEILQLQAEEKIKYEKALQEYTSRCEKIKNSCEKFQNLRFEMAEMQNQDRNRNTHQKYPEITNLNRIVPWVNERISKWCSEKIQTNHVKNQINDYIEILNMLTDYIENPLNLQHLEYWSECKRNLRDELYRKLDYVSYTVIKNIEKKMAYLDLDVMFYKECNDYFTNLIWTVLDKPKQGKDDKFPLSSNFGDLGVIVNLPKFFYRKPIVVRCLWTTQDYFSEDCPSHKEKNLPEEHIGDFHQYHKRIWEQEEMLRIKQQEDMNTQLEKEKALNLFNKIKHLIPSTSKENLFSETKPPTEETEKSKDISLKKLVHLKKSPSQKQIDIDRHEIERFKQYFVVDLEKFECNMRKYNIVGGVYHLELIKQPPQPKLLKDGAVLRMIIGADELQRWEYLETYEPPVVKTGTTKQSTDDDDEDAENTPEGKLLSKLVLITMKLPDHVLWFDSPVVVHWDTEKHYWSTEYIYEMKFNEEKQTLSFRAGKMTAFGLAVFKYNNFPYQSWELKPDFRGESPQVIFGLTTSALVLEFIIRRNEVCLTLLENANTMALQQHVGIFYPARILARILKQGGVNIFPSQDACLYVDSMPKKHHIIEDHLHHCMAYLCQCFEFSWSRWNLSAGYKKFILQIRQTKSKNNQLLMVTDEKTIVTECTDVSQSFTDTAISGMKFYPDLLTLAQDYGDEDSKQIMSKVDPIFIETVYYFLSETRVMSFS